The following is a genomic window from Bacteroidales bacterium.
ATGGTCAGATCTACTTTCAGTATATCCGAAGCAACTGCAAGCAGCCGGTCAAAATTATTCTCATAAGCTGGGATCGCCTGCCGCTCTGTTCCGGCATATTCGCTGACGAAGGCCGGGAAAATAATGCATGTTGTAATGACGCTTTAATTTAGGAGTGCAAAATTATCTGAAAAATTACATACTCATTTGAATATTCAAAGTATGATTCAATTTTGCGATATTTTTTTTTAAGAAAAAGTTCTGCAGCATAACCATTCAGATGGATAGAATATTCCCGAAGATTTTTTTCATTAGTAAACAGAATTTCAATGTCTTTCCATGATATCCTGCTGTTGGTCCAGCTCACGCCGAGCGCCTTAAAAAATGCTTCTTTGCAGGAAAAACCCAATGGAAAAGTCAACTGTGAATGAAGATTAAGGTTGCAGGCGATTTCTTCATCAGTATAAACCAGATGGATAAAGCCCGGAATTTCTGTTTTTGAAGGAATATGCTTATTAAACCTGATCAGCTCTTCAATATCAATGCCGCATCCGAGGATTTCATTCATTCGCTGGTAGTTCTGAAAATAAATTAATCAAGTTCCGTGATCTTATTTTCATATTTTATCATCAGGAGCTGGGTATCAATCAATTGCCCTATAGTTTCTACGGGATGTTTAAGAACATATTTACCGACGGTCTTTAGCTCGATATTGAGG
Proteins encoded in this region:
- a CDS encoding 4'-phosphopantetheinyl transferase superfamily protein gives rise to the protein MNEILGCGIDIEELIRFNKHIPSKTEIPGFIHLVYTDEEIACNLNLHSQLTFPLGFSCKEAFFKALGVSWTNSRISWKDIEILFTNEKNLREYSIHLNGYAAELFLKKKYRKIESYFEYSNEYVIFQIILHS